tgatagagatcatggtatatatatctcactaccagacagaattgaatctatgggatcacacaacaaaggaatttgatctagattaaacaattagggcttatgaagtcttaattgggttataaattagaaaaatcctattgggtttaagaggatcttgctagcacatggttaaacccaatttctctttagatttggattgcttatttgataagaattaatttaagttaattacttgcaattaacctaattgaattagattcaatgggCTTCAAATGTTGGCTGCTCAAATAGATTTGGATCAAGCCAAGAAAGGGCCTAATCCCCTAACTAATTAACCAACTAACTAATTCCTTGATGGGCGCCACTTGATATGATTGTATGGGGGCGCTACATGGTGGaaggcatgtaagaaagaaaccaAGAGAGGGGGCGGATGCCTTCCTCTCTTTTGCATGAGAAACCATAGAAGGacgccaagtgttggcaccccctTATTCCTTATTATGGCGTGGACTTTTGGGTTAGTTAAAATCTGAATCCTAATGCGATTAGGAATAATCCTTTGAACCAAATCTGATTTTGGTTAGGATTAAAAGAACACATCTATTTAAAGGACCCAACCCTTGGTTTCTTAACAGATTTTTCAGATCACATATCAGCGACTCCCTAGTTCCACGTCCCCTTCTCTCTCACGCGCTTCTAGTTCTTCACGTCCTAACGTCCCAAAGTGAGTTCGATGTTTTACCATCTAACATCCAAAGTTAGTTGGGCGTCCCCTCTTCTGAAATCTGATTTGTAGTTCTTGATTGCTCcaagatcaagaaagaaaaatcaagaaaaagaagaaggaaaaggaaagatCAAGAATCAAAGGTTGATCAACAGGCTTGATTCAGATATGCAGGGAAAGATCCAACTTAGGAAAAAAGAATCTTCACCAAAGAGGATcaatccagactgatcctgagtggatatttgTAGAGGTCAGACGTTTGTGTGGCTAAGGTAGAACCTATCTTCTTccaagattcagatttgaagaaagaaaaagaaaaataggtatgtgatacgatcacatattttatttttagtataaaatcAATATGTATTAATTtctgcatatgaactagatcctatgtgctttattttatgcatgcatgttatagattaaaaagagttttaattttttattctgctaCATTATTTCGAAAAAGAGTTTTTGAAATTCACATGCATGTGTATTCTACGaaattttaatagtggtatcagagtcacgggTTTCATATACATGAGAttaatacatatattttgaaaaatatttcaaaatctgatttttccttctacatgagatgtatggatgtttgatttaaatctgaaaattattttgcatctaatatctagttcggatatatgatatatgaaggcatgcgtagatctgaaaattattttagatcggtTTTCAAttcgtatatgtgatatatggatgcatgcataaatctgaaaataagattagacctgatttatgattcatatataagatgtatgattgcatattaagatatgaaaattagtttaaatctgatttatgaatcatatatgagatgtatgatattATATCAAGATCTGAATTTACTTTAGATCTCAATTTTaaattcatatataagatatatgtttgtatgttgtaatctgaaaattagtttcaagattgaaaatttacttttaatttagatctgaaatttagttttaagatatgaaatttatgtttgtgcatgaggatttggttatgaatagatcaaattaggtcatgtaattggattacacctAGAGTTTTGATTTGCACAtaatgggtctaaatcgatttagcgattgatcaaattgagtcaagtgctGATTAAggttaggtcaatagagctttagatcatacaattattgttgatcgaatcgattaaatctcatatatagaatcgattaatctaaggacctaatttggctcgatggtttgagcatGATTCACTTAAATAAACTTATGtggatcaattgatctattgATGTTTAAGATAAATAACTgagaggtggttacttaattagaacTTTTGATTCTTcaacggggagcctcccaccgatctccacttgtctggccaatttggaagattgagtcttcaatgtGGCTGCTTGGCGATTTGATTAAGCCTTCatttgatgactgattagatgagatctaaacctaatctctccataaatattaagtctagaggtcttccatcgttaTAGATGTGCAGGTGTGCtattgatgttgattgttctcggctggtcacagtggttcaattgcatcgagaacacgcaaccactctattaacaaagagttactctaggataaagatggagttgggcccaataactgttaggtgaggggctCAGTGACGGCTTTGCATCTagttgtgaacggtgggtcggacttaactaaggagtgtggtcaataattgttaggtgagcccacataacttagagattaaatcgctgcaacatgcttagagaagcatctagacaaggagttgtccacgcatcaatgtacgtgttatcaataactgttaggtgaggtgcacggcatcgatggaaccgcagcatccactagaaattcagttgtcGCGTTAGAATTTTCGCTTCTCCATCAGGGGAGTGTagcaatttgaaaaaatagtgggagtttatttgtttcttaaagtccctagagtaaatataaaatttaagtataaatgtctaatttgaatctctactctcgcagttaaatcaTGTCAGCTTCGAACTCTCTAGCTCGCATCTTTGAGTCCAATTGTTTGATCATAACAAATTTCAaagactgactcaaaaatctCAAAATTGTCTTGATATTTGAAAAATTAGGACATATACTTGATCAGGACCCTCTAGTTTTACCAAACTGTCCTAGTGTTGAGCAAAGAGCAGCATTTGATAAATGGACGGATGATGACAATTGGGTTAAGTGCTATATACTGATtttcatgtcaaacgagttgcagagtcagcatgagcatatgtctACTACCAGGATCATGATCACTCGTttgcaagagttatatggtgagcagagccgcatTGTGCGTTTTGAGGtctctaagagactcttcaacatgaagatgcatgaaggagaGTCGGTCTATGAACATTGTATGACAgtaatcaaggatcttgaggagcttgagaagctcgggctgaatatgcaaaaagaattgcaagtggatttgatcctgcaatcccttacgagttcatataattaatttattataaattttcatatgaacaaattggattGCATTATATCCGAACTAATCAATATGTTGGTCATTATTGagaaaatcttgaaaagttcaaggggtactatttTCGTTATGGAGCGGATTTCTTCATTCAAGAGAAAGTTTGgttggaagaaaaagaataaattcGCGAAGTAGCAGAAAAAGAGAATAAGCTAAAGAATGACGCTCCGAAGAAGGATGTAGCGaaaaaaaagtatttccactgtgacgctgatggccattggaggaggaactgtccactctatctgaAAAACTTGATGACCAAGAAGAATGACACACTTTTGGAAGGTACGTCAAGTTTGCTCGTAATTGAatttaaccttatggtttcttctatttctagttggatattagattttgattctagtgctcatatatgtacttcaatgtagggtttaatagaaagtaggaggttgaggcaagatgatatgatccttcagatcggtaatggagcaaaggttgctgcagaaGCCGTAGGCACCtattctcttcgattaccgtcaggatttagattagatttaaaagattgttattttgtacctgtagctagtcggaatttgTTTTCCATATCTATGTTAGCACATgatgaatttgattttcattttaataaaaatttttgttctatttatttatgaaataaattgattgtatgtggtcttttaattgacagtctttattacATGCATGTTAATGCGAATGTGAATCTAAATGAGTAAGTAGTGAGTGCTGTAGGTTAAAAGAGATCCAGACATGAGACTAACTAGAAGTATATGTGGCATCTTAGACTTGAacatattagagaggataggataaataaactgaaaaaaatgagATCCTTGACTCTTTTAATTATGAGTCGTacccaacttgtgaatcttatcttcgagaaaaaatatcaaagttatcctttgtaggacatgaggaaAAGGCCACTGATATACTTGCCCTGTTACATACCgacatgtgtgggccatttgatggcAGGCTAAAGGTGGTTATAACtacattatctttactgataatTTGTCACGGTACAGATGTGTTTTTGATGagacacaaatctgaagtctttgaaaaattcaaagaattcagaaacgaagtagagaaataaataggtaaacccattaagattcttcgatttgattgaggaggtgaatatcttagtcgaaaatttctTGTATATCTTAGAGACAATGGTATAATTTCTCAATGGACTTCTTCTGGTACACTTCAACTCAACGGGGTATCCAAAAGgaagaataggatcctattagatatggttaggtttatgatgagcttcactgatttatccttatatctttggagacatgccttattaattacaatttatttattaaatagggtttcttctaattctgttcctaccataccatatgagatatggcacggtAAAAAATCGAGTCGAGGTTATCTAAAGATTTGGAGATATCCAGTCTATGTGACAAGAtagatgactgataaattagaggatagatctattatagctcattttatagagtatCCGAAAGAAtcgatgggatactacttttactttccacatGATTACAATGTGATCGTGAGTCGTCAtgtcatatttttagaaaaataatttatctaggacagtggtagtgggaggttaattgagcttgaaaagaaggtctctgaagagcaacgagctatagatcctgAGGAATCCATAATTAatgagccagtagtagatgttcctccatcacctcgtagatctagcaggatctttcgTTCTCTTGAAAGGTGTATGGGTATGCTTATAAAGgatatagaggaaatgttccttatgggagataaggatcatagaGATGATCTGAATAtctttgatgaggcgatgtctaacatcgattctgaaaaatggttaaatgcaatgaagtcagaaattaacttgatgcattcgaaccaagtatagaccttagtagatctatttgagggtatagtacccattgggtgtaaatgaatatacaaaaaaaaaaggtgcagatggtaaggtagagatctataaagtcagacccatggtaaaaggttatagtcagtgcgaaggcattgactatcagaaaatcttttcatctgtagctatgcttaaatccatccgtactctgcttgctattgcagcttattatgattataaaatctgacagataaaTGTGAGAATTACTTTTCTGAacggatatcttgaggaagatatctatatggaacagtctttGAATTTTGCTTCCGATGATGGGgatcatcgagtctgcaagctgcaaagatccatatatggattaaagcaaacttctcggagttagaacttttattttgatgaagcaatcaaatcgTTTAATTTTATCAacaatgaagaagaatcctgtgTATAGAAAAGGATCAGTAGGAGCACAATAACATTCttcgtactgtatgtggatgatatcctccttattAGAAATAATATTCCTATGTTGAtctcggtcaaaagatggttgtccaaaaaatttttcatgaaagacctaagagaagcatcctatattctagaaacaaaggtctatagggatagatctaaaaagatactaggcctatcacaaaagttgtatatagagaaaatgctgaagaggttcagcatgaaaaactctaaaaagggatttctctctctcaggcatggtattcatttttccaagacgatgtgtccgacaACATCTAAGGAGATTcgatgcatgagtaggattccttatgccttgacaatagggagcctcatatatgtcatgctgtgtactcgatctgatattgcctttactgtgagtgtcacaagcaggtatcagtcgaatccagatgaagagcactagatagctgtgaaaacatccttaagtacttgagaagaactaagaatttgttcttcatCTTTGAAGGAGGATTTGAATTGCGAGTTGAGAGTTATATTGATTCAGCATTCATAtttaatcctgatgatagaaagtctacattaagATATATGTTCGTATGCAATGATGGCGTAgttagctgaaaaagtttcaagcaacctatcatagtagattcgaccatggaagctgagtatgttactgcttcggatgctgcaaagaaaggcttctggttcaagaagttcgtcgCGGAGCTTGGTGCAATGACGTCAAATGTCATAccactgtactgcgacaacaatagaACCATAGCACTCGCTAAAGAGtcgaggtctcataaaaaatcaaagcacatcaagcAGCGGTTCCACATCATACGCGACTATTTCGAGAAGAAATACGTCGAGGTGCAAAAAGTAGACTCCGTGGACAACGTGGCAGACCAactgataaagcaattgagctAGTCAAAGattgaagtccaccttgagaaaatgtgACTTACATTAGtggtcgattggctttagtccaagtggaagattgttagatatatgtcctagaagtcaatatggtagACATATTGTATATTTCTAgagcataaatttatacttaaaatattaatttaatcaataaaatagcaagtttttatttttcattcaagtgtgatgtattctTGAATCGTCTAAAGAGTTAATGCttaagatacatattctcaaagtgttgagaattagaggcatgtataattaattttaaattactttcgatcgtagTATCATCATGGAGacgatgatcgatccggatagaccgacgTACAGATCGCTTTTTTCaggatagatgaatctctagtCTACACTGTAAAGACATTGAGCGataagtgcggatagttgttaaagaataactagtactgagcgtagtCATACAAGAGATTACATAGATTTCTActtaatcgtcagtgattatgttgatgctgtagttgtgtgaatagtctttTGATCTGCGGCGATACgattgctcacagtaagactgctgACGTTTGACTGCACACAAACATAGCCTCTTAACCATTTGAGTCTTTGTAATATATATTGGCGAtaattggtctactgtaggagcagGGTGCACATCTAgaagaaatctatcgatcttgagagAGAATAATCCTATGGGATTCAGGATGCTAAGTCCTTAAGTTTGTGGCCACAGCGATGCGAtttatggaaaagagttttcatgagaatcattaTTGGACTtaaactgattgaatctatcatatgacggatgttgagatttgatgatttatccatgacctaccatctaatcgggactcacgatagagggattgaatcatacaaaaactatatctagagattcttttTCGGTTCTGCTAggctgtcactacatactgctaggtgtcatggtagattgtgagagctcactaagattgttctggatcgacaatctttgttgagttagagtggaatcatttcgatccattgaaaagagttttaatgatactatgatagagatcatagtatatatatctcattaccagacagaattaaacttatgggatcacacaacaaaaggattgGACCTAGATTAAACAATTagggcttatgaagtcttaattgggttggaaattagagaaatcctattggatttaagagaatcttactagcacatagttaaatccAATTCCTCTTTAGACTTGGATTGCTTATTTGATAAGAAGcaattcaagttaattatctgtaattaatctaattgaattagattcaatgggCTCCAAATGTTGGCTGCTCAAATAGGTTTGGATCAAGCCAAGAAAGGGCCTAATCCTCTAACTAATTAACCAACTAACTAATTCCTTGATGGGCGCTACTTGATATGATCATATGGGGGCGCTATATGGTGGAAGGTGTGTAAGAAAAAAACCAAGAGAGGGGGCGGACGCCCTCCTCTCTTTTGCATGAATTTTTCCATGTGAGAAACCATAGGAGGacgccaagtgttggcaccccctTATTCCGTATTATGGCGTGGACTATTGGGTTAGTTAAAACATGAATCCTAATGCGATTAGGAATAATCCTTTGAACCAAATCTGATTTTGGTTAGGATTAAAAGAACCCATCTATTTAAAGGACCCAACCCTTGGTTTCTTAACAGATTTTTCAGATCACATATCAGCGACTCCTTAGTCCCacgcccccttctctctctcgcgCTTCTAGTTCTTCACGTCCTAACGTCCCAAGTGAGTTGGGCGTTCCACCATCCAATGTCCAAAGTTGGGCGTCCCTTCTGAAATCTAATTTGTAGTTCTTGATTGCTCCtagatcaaaaaagaaaaattaagaaaaagaagaagaaaaaaggaagatcaaggaaaggatcaaaagtTGATCAACGGCTTGATTCAGATACGCAAGGGAAGATCTAACTTAAGAAAGAAGGATCTTCACCAAAGAAGATCAATCCAAACTGATCCTGAGttgatatccgtagaggccagacatttataTAGCTAAGGTAGAACCTATCTTCTTCTAAGATCCAggtttgaagaaagaaaaagcgaAACAGATATGCGATATGATCACATATTTTATTTTCAGCATAAAATCAGCATGTATTAATTTCTGCATACAAACTAGATCCTATGTGctttgttttatgcatgcatgttctagattaaaaggagttttaattTTCTATTCCACTGCATTgttttgaaaaagagtttttgaaatccacatgcatgCGCATCCTACGAAATTCCAACACCGAATACACTTGAGATTCTTCTTTGATACCTCCAAATATGAAGGGGAGGGTGCTTGCTTTCTTTTTTAATGCTAACCATTTAATGATGAATGTTTAATTTTGTAATCTATGATGTTAATATTAAAATATGAAGTGTGGTTTTCGGCCTATATATTTGATTGATGACTAAATTGTGAGCTTGTGAAAGTTTACTAGCGTCTAAAATATAGATTATGTTATTTTAATGGCctactatacatacatacatacatatataattaaACTATGGTAACCGTTGTAATCTATCAGTGATGTTTCTGGTATCTATCATTGGTGTATCTGGTGTCTGTCATTGATTTGTCTGGACGTACATATATACCTACAGGCATAATCTATCGTTGGCGTATGTGGTTTCTATAATTGATGTATCTGGATATGAAGAGGAAACTTTTTGGACATACAAATCTGCATAATTTGGATAcagttttttattatatttatttcttgGTGTCTTGATATGCATCATAATTTGGAATATAATTTTGATTAGCAGAGGAACTGGAGAAATGCCTCCCAAGGTTAACACACCCTGGATCACTGTGcaattgccaaaaaaaaaaaaaaaatcttattttctttttaaatatgtTTCTCAGTTTTTGCTATTTCATCTGCATTTTTGAAACTACCATTTGATAGTTTCAAGGATCTGCTGTTTTTTTTAACACTGATGCTGGTGTAGGAAGGAGTTCCTAATATTTTTAAAGATCATTTCTCTCGTGCCAAAATCAAAAAGTGGGCTATTGATGATTTGAATAAAACAATTTCATGGCTGGAGAGTCAAGAAGAAAAGGTAAATTTCCTACTAGTCTTTAGTATCACAGTGCTATGCATTTCGTTGTATCAAAAGCATGTTTACAAATAGCTGATAAGTCAACAAAATGGGCATAAGGTCATTTACAATCATAAACATCTTGtttaacttttgtgatagccagagCTAAATGAAGTAAAGACTATAGCTGCAGAAGGGATTGTCACTTGTTTGCAAGATGCCATAGAATCTCTTAGGAACAACCAGGTATTTTCCCCGTTGCTATGCTCTTGATTTTGGAATTCGAGATAGTATTTCCGAAAAGCAGACCAATCTTTTTTTCCTGATGTGCGATGTACATTAGTTAATATGCACTTGACTTTTCTATCTGGATCTTTAGCTTGCTGACACAGAATTGTTTCCTAGAGATGAAGTCATGATACATTAGCACTGATGAGTAGTGATTAACCCTAGAGAGTGAAGCAAAACTTGAATAGCTTGTGTATGGAATTGTAAAGCTGTCAAGTTATCCATATTGTTGACAGCTTGACTTCAAATTTCCTTTCTGAATCATGCGGTTTAGCAGCCAAGAGTGCTGATCATGTTTGTTTTTGTGCCACTCATACTTTGCATTTTCCTAGCATGTAAGAGTTGGATGCTGGACGAATTTGTTGGGTGGCAGAAAGAATGGCATGTGCAAAGGCAGGTTGTATCACATTATATTTGGAATTGTAAAATTGCAATCCTTAGCTGGTCCATTTTCTTTGTTCTTGGGTATATGGTACATTTTATTCTCAGCATACAGAACTTCTTCCCGGCTGCCAATTTAACATTTGTTTATTATAACAAAAGATGAGCAAATGAAATTCGTGCCTCTAGGGACCAGCTGCCATGATGGGCATGCCAGTCTACTGTGTCGTCCTTCTCTGTCAACTATTCCATGATATTTCTCTGTTCTTTTTGTCATATGTTTAGTATTTAAATATATCGTCTTACATTGACAATTTTTTCTGTTGTTTCTTGCATCTGACACTTTTCAATTTTAATAAAACTTGTTTAGGATGTTCAGCATGTGGTTGAGCAGTGGAAGTTTGTCCCTCGTGTTGTCAAAGAGCTGGCTGAATTTGaggggaggaggagaaggggATCACTTTCAAAGGAAGAGCTCTCTGAATTGGTCATCACATGTAAGAAAATCTACGAAGATGAGTTTGACCATTTAGATGATTCCCTTGTAAAAATTAAGAAGCGCAAAACTGATGCTGATGAGGAAGACAGTAAGGATATGCAAATCAAATGCTATGATGCAGGGTCTGACAGTGATCAAACTATTGAAATGACAGAAGAAGAAATAGATCTTGCCTGCAAAAATCTTTCTGAGAATTATGAATGGTAAGAGAAGTTGTGGAAAACAGTTATTTTCTGCAAGGATCGAGCTAGCCGTAACTCTTTGTTTGTATTTTTCTGTATGCTGTTTTACTTTATTGAACTGAGTCGCCATTTTCTGTCGCAAAGAAGGGGGAAGTCTTGTCCTTGTTGCCATTATGAGTTCTTTGCAATCAGGCTGTTGCAGCCCAATAGATTTTGACAACACTGTAGGTGATGGCTtgcttttttcagaaaaaaaaagaagtcttTCTATTCCCTCCAGGGCAATTGCCTGATTTGTTTTCAACATATTATATGGCCGTCAATTTCTAGGCTGTCAGGCCACAATTGGGACAGGTTGTCACGTGCTTGGTGTTATGCTTAATCATTTGCCTTTCTACTTATCATTGTTCGTGTCTGAAATACAGATTGGGTTGGATTTAGTGCGAAAGCTGACATAGATTGAATCTGATATCAGAAAGGGAGTTCTATTTTCTGCAGCATATGAAAGCTTTTGAGTTGTACCAAGGTGACGCAAATGGAATCTAGCATCCGGGGGGGAGTGCTATTCTCTGCTGCATATGGAAGGTTTTTAGTTGAACCAATCAGATTATGAAGCTGACTAGTTGTTGGGAATGTTCTAATTTCCACTTTAAAGGCTTTGCGGGAAACAATGACCATTACATCATTATGACGGTTATAGCAGTTTAGAAAAATCTTTTGTTAACTACTGTGTGATGAATATTTGTAATGAgcaatgaaacaacatcaagttACATGCCCCGTTCTACTTCTTATCTGATCGGCTGATGTTTTTATGTAGTACTGTTGTAAATATACAGAGGTATTAGTAGAAAAATCTATAACTCTGAGCGATGCTTTGGTCAAACAGTACTATTTGTCTTGGTGTTGTCGCCTCTTTGTTTTTGTTGCAGTGGCTGATAACTGTCGATATAGCAGCTATTAAGATATATTCAAGACGGAAGGCAATAAAATGTTGTACTGGGCTTATAATTTCTTTATCTGTTATCGGCAATGACAACCCAATGGGAACTGGTAGTCTGGTACGTCTATGGGATGCTATGAGAATAAAATATCAGGCGAAGATTAAGGAACACGAATCGAGGGTTAATGTTCATGAAGTTTGCGAGAATGTTCCACTTTCGCATCTGCCATACATTCAAACGCATTCATCTGTGTGGAGAGGACCGTCTGGCATCACAGTTTCCAAAGCCACCAAAAATTGAGACAGCGAGGGGGGGAGAACCCTAAAATTCTTAGCGGAACTCTTTCCCTCCCATGGAGGAGCTGCCGGCCGGCCGCCCGCGTTGGCGGCCGCGCCTCCGCCGGCGGCTCCAAGAAGGCTACCAGAGGGGTGGCCAACACGGCGAAATGGGCCTACGACGACGTGTTCAGCGGGCCGTCACGGTACGCGGTGCCGTTCGCCACCCGATTGGACGACGACTCAGATCTTCGGCGGCCTCGCCGGCACCTGCTCCATCCCTGTGCTCGACCTCCCGCTTGCCATGGGTGGCCTTGACGATGCCCCGGTCGATGCCCGGAGGTCCAGCTCTAATTATGCTGAGATTTTCAGGGGCTTGGGGAGTTTGCGGTTCGCTGTGAAGAACTGTTCGCGGAGCCCAAGAAGGAGGAGATTTCTTCTTCGAATGAGAGGTCTTctctttcttattgatttcttaAGGTTGTTCTTCTTCGAATATTTATAGAGTTCATGGCTAAGTTTTCTGCTATTTCTTGAGAAGAGTAAGTCTTCTActatagaaataaaaatttgcatGCTTTTGCTTTTAACCGACTTTAGAATGCATAATTAACTTAGGCTTTGGGAGGGATCGTGCCCAATGGTATCGTGGAGAAAAGTTTGTTCCTTTGCTTCTAAATGGTATTTTGATCATTTAAGCAACTTGGGGATTTATATGGAGCTAACTGTTGGTTCCATGGAGGTCAGTAGAGCATGAGCTTTCCTTCGCCAATGTTGTATCTGGCAACTTTTGTATTGCTTGGCAGCGTTGGAAAACGATAAATAAAGCAGGTTACCATGAAGATTCTGTTTTGTCCCCTTCCTCTCAATCTCTTTTTATGAGATGTTCTCCATGTCATTTCATTTGAGAGCATCTAATTGGATGATT
The sequence above is a segment of the Elaeis guineensis isolate ETL-2024a chromosome 7, EG11, whole genome shotgun sequence genome. Coding sequences within it:
- the LOC105047883 gene encoding DNA-repair protein XRCC1 isoform X1, whose translation is MSSKDKGNKSCRKKQVAASKEVKKQSKEGGSTSSNETAQNNLNFSKLLDGVVLVLSGFVNPERSTLRSQALEMGAEYRADWTSDCTLLVCAFPNTPKFRQVGADCGTIVSKEWISDCYQQKQLVDIECYLMHAGRPWRKCSRQIENSQEKKNALPDEPLKQVETRSHARLTGFAVSEEGVPNIFKDHFSRAKIKKWAIDDLNKTISWLESQEEKPELNEVKTIAAEGIVTCLQDAIESLRNNQDVQHVVEQWKFVPRVVKELAEFEGRRRRGSLSKEELSELVITCKKIYEDEFDHLDDSLVKIKKRKTDADEEDSKDMQIKCYDAGSDSDQTIEMTEEEIDLACKNLSENYEW
- the LOC105047883 gene encoding DNA-repair protein XRCC1 isoform X2, which gives rise to MSSKDKGNKSCRKKQVAASKEVKKQSKEGGSTSSNETAQNNLNFSKLLDGVVLVLSGFVNPERSTLRSQALEMGAEYRADWTSDCTLLVCAFPNTPKFRQVGADCGTIVSKEWISDCYQQKQLVDIECYLMHAGRPWRKCSRQIENSQEKKNALPDEPLKQVETRSHARLTGFAVSEEGVPNIFKDHFSRAKIKKWAIDDLNKTISWLESQEEKPELNEVKTIAAEGIVTCLQDAIESLRNNQDVQHVVEQWKFVPRVVKELAEFEGRRRRGSLSKEELSELVITCKKIYEDEFDHLDDSLVKIKKRKTDADEEDSKDMQIKCYDAGSDSDQTIEMTEEEIDLACKNLSENYE